One Tubulanus polymorphus chromosome 5, tnTubPoly1.2, whole genome shotgun sequence DNA segment encodes these proteins:
- the LOC141906094 gene encoding spartin-like isoform X1, producing the protein MLRPIPTNPEAKLQSDRQGPRIESFVYPFRYSQMADERAAVDDMSLIIYRSIQRLSEEAFLYIDQALNCDHQGQSEQAVVLYGKALDTIDKASNVNCNAPENNGAKRTKSLALQEKLRITQTQIRTRVDDLGSNVAVARALADPPPSYEESVSPTESKSSIDRQFQDLGDELMTDGCDSDDNEAVEIFCLIEGVQIYYITPEGYVSAPSYPSSLRIFQFSKDATSTSNRPPAFLQVGDWTYPFLAGTSPSLLTNIGAYVFPDPLAEVEGSAVGVILPESVTAEQRLKFEQMLDFLTCMRTQQQVAEEPRFDDEQYEVVGRRRTSETISRGIITAAEWISWGIKKGAEKSGELMQKGSEKLKERLEPEGTARSVDPRVKQGLEVARKASGVAVKVSSCVVNKLGQATMAVGRHVAPHLRRGGEKILPRSWTSTDSPDGQSKMDAVFEVAGSGLLGFATIYSSLEHAAKALARNIRDETVVIVDHKYGKEAAGVTHTSLSTAGNALMTAHNVSALGAKAIAKRVAKDAGAAVVEDVNNEQTKKKKKSMCDSENGTSEKRIDS; encoded by the exons ATGCTTAGGCCTATACCAACCAATCCTGAAGCTAAACTACAGTCAGACAGGCAAGGGCCTCGGATAGAAAGCTTTGTGTACCC ATTTCGTTATTCACAAATGGCTGATGAACGTGCAGCGGTGGACGACATGTCGTTGATAATCTATCGTTCGATTCAACGTCTTTCGGAGGAGGCATTCCTCTACATCGACCAGGCGTTAAATTGCGACCACCAGGGCCAAAGCGAACAAGCCGTCGTACTCTACGGCAAAGCGCTCGACACGATCGACAAAGCCTCGAACGTCAACTGCAACGCTCCCGAGAACAACGGCGCGAAGCGAACGAAATCGCTCGCGTTACAAGAAAAACTACGCATCACGCAAACTCAAATACGAACGCGAGTCGACGATTTGGGGAGTAACGTCGCGGTCGCCCGCGCGCTAGCCGACCCTCCGCCGAGTTATGAAGAATCGGTTTCGCCGACGGAATCGAAATCGAGTATCGATCGACAATTTCAGGACCTCGGCGACGAACTGATGACCGATGGATGCGATTCCGACGATAACGAAGCCGTAGAAATATTCTGCTTGATCGAAGGGGTGCAGATTTACTACATCACGCCCGAAGGCTATGTAAGCGCTCCGTCGTATCCGTCGTCTTTGCGAATCTTCCAATTTTCGAAGGATGCAACGTCGACTAGCAATCGGCCGCCTGCTTTTCTACAAGTCGGCGACTGGACGTATCCATTTTTAGCGGGCACTTCGCCATCATTGCTAACAAATATCGGTGCTTATGTGTTTCCGGATCCATTGGCAGAAGTTGAAG GATCGGCAGTCGGGGTCATACTGCCCGAATCGGTGACAGCCGAACAGCGATTGAAATTCGAGCAGATGCTGGACTTTCTAACGTGTATGCGCACACAGCAACAAGTAGCGGAAGAACCGAGGTTCGATGATGAACAATACGAAGTGGTCGGTCGCAGACGCACTAGTGAAACTATATCTAGAGGTATTATAACTG CGGCGGAGTGGATTTCCTGGGGAATCAAAAAAGGAGCAGAAAAAAGTGGCGAACTGATGCAGAAAGGATCCGAGAAGTTAAAGGAGCGACTCGAACCAGAAGGAACTGCTCGATCCGTTGACCCCCGCGTCAAACAGGGTTTGGAGGTCGCTAGAAAAGCAAGCGGAGTAGCGGTTAAAGTCAGCTCTTGTGTCG TCAATAAACTGGGTCAAGCTACGATGGCAGTTGGACGTCACGTAGCTCCTCATCTACGAAGAGGAGGCGAAAAAATTCTACCAAGATCTTGGACGAGCACCGACTCCCCGGATGGTCAGAGTAAAATGGACGCTGTATTTGAAGTTGCGGGAAGTGGACTGCTAG GTTTCGCTACCATCTATTCATCGCTGGAACATGCTGCGAAAGCACTAGCTCGGAACATAAGAGATGAAACTGTTGTTATAGTGGATCACAA atATGGCAAAGAAGCAGCGGGTGTAACGCATACCTCACTATCAACTGCTGGGAATGCATTAATGACGGCTCATAACGTCAGCGCCCTCGGAGCGAAGGCTATCGCGAAACGCGTAGCTAAAGACGCCGGTGCGGCCGTCGTCGAAGACGTCAACAACGAGCaaaccaaaaagaaaaagaaatcgatGTGCGATTCCGAAAACGGGACATCAGAGAAACGAATAGATAGTTAG
- the LOC141906094 gene encoding spartin-like isoform X2 yields MLRPIPTNPEAKLQSDRQGPRIESFVYPFRYSQMADERAAVDDMSLIIYRSIQRLSEEAFLYIDQALNCDHQGQSEQAVVLYGKALDTIDKASNVNCNAPENNGAKRTKSLALQEKLRITQTQIRTRVDDLGSNVAVARALADPPPSYEESVSPTESKSSIDRQFQDLGDELMTDGCDSDDNEAVEIFCLIEGVQIYYITPEGYVSAPSYPSSLRIFQFSKDATSTSNRPPAFLQVGDWTYPFLAGTSPSLLTNIGAYVFPDPLAEVEGSAVGVILPESVTAEQRLKFEQMLDFLTCMRTQQQVAEEPRFDDEQYEVVGRRRTSETISRAAEWISWGIKKGAEKSGELMQKGSEKLKERLEPEGTARSVDPRVKQGLEVARKASGVAVKVSSCVVNKLGQATMAVGRHVAPHLRRGGEKILPRSWTSTDSPDGQSKMDAVFEVAGSGLLGFATIYSSLEHAAKALARNIRDETVVIVDHKYGKEAAGVTHTSLSTAGNALMTAHNVSALGAKAIAKRVAKDAGAAVVEDVNNEQTKKKKKSMCDSENGTSEKRIDS; encoded by the exons ATGCTTAGGCCTATACCAACCAATCCTGAAGCTAAACTACAGTCAGACAGGCAAGGGCCTCGGATAGAAAGCTTTGTGTACCC ATTTCGTTATTCACAAATGGCTGATGAACGTGCAGCGGTGGACGACATGTCGTTGATAATCTATCGTTCGATTCAACGTCTTTCGGAGGAGGCATTCCTCTACATCGACCAGGCGTTAAATTGCGACCACCAGGGCCAAAGCGAACAAGCCGTCGTACTCTACGGCAAAGCGCTCGACACGATCGACAAAGCCTCGAACGTCAACTGCAACGCTCCCGAGAACAACGGCGCGAAGCGAACGAAATCGCTCGCGTTACAAGAAAAACTACGCATCACGCAAACTCAAATACGAACGCGAGTCGACGATTTGGGGAGTAACGTCGCGGTCGCCCGCGCGCTAGCCGACCCTCCGCCGAGTTATGAAGAATCGGTTTCGCCGACGGAATCGAAATCGAGTATCGATCGACAATTTCAGGACCTCGGCGACGAACTGATGACCGATGGATGCGATTCCGACGATAACGAAGCCGTAGAAATATTCTGCTTGATCGAAGGGGTGCAGATTTACTACATCACGCCCGAAGGCTATGTAAGCGCTCCGTCGTATCCGTCGTCTTTGCGAATCTTCCAATTTTCGAAGGATGCAACGTCGACTAGCAATCGGCCGCCTGCTTTTCTACAAGTCGGCGACTGGACGTATCCATTTTTAGCGGGCACTTCGCCATCATTGCTAACAAATATCGGTGCTTATGTGTTTCCGGATCCATTGGCAGAAGTTGAAG GATCGGCAGTCGGGGTCATACTGCCCGAATCGGTGACAGCCGAACAGCGATTGAAATTCGAGCAGATGCTGGACTTTCTAACGTGTATGCGCACACAGCAACAAGTAGCGGAAGAACCGAGGTTCGATGATGAACAATACGAAGTGGTCGGTCGCAGACGCACTAGTGAAACTATATCTAGAG CGGCGGAGTGGATTTCCTGGGGAATCAAAAAAGGAGCAGAAAAAAGTGGCGAACTGATGCAGAAAGGATCCGAGAAGTTAAAGGAGCGACTCGAACCAGAAGGAACTGCTCGATCCGTTGACCCCCGCGTCAAACAGGGTTTGGAGGTCGCTAGAAAAGCAAGCGGAGTAGCGGTTAAAGTCAGCTCTTGTGTCG TCAATAAACTGGGTCAAGCTACGATGGCAGTTGGACGTCACGTAGCTCCTCATCTACGAAGAGGAGGCGAAAAAATTCTACCAAGATCTTGGACGAGCACCGACTCCCCGGATGGTCAGAGTAAAATGGACGCTGTATTTGAAGTTGCGGGAAGTGGACTGCTAG GTTTCGCTACCATCTATTCATCGCTGGAACATGCTGCGAAAGCACTAGCTCGGAACATAAGAGATGAAACTGTTGTTATAGTGGATCACAA atATGGCAAAGAAGCAGCGGGTGTAACGCATACCTCACTATCAACTGCTGGGAATGCATTAATGACGGCTCATAACGTCAGCGCCCTCGGAGCGAAGGCTATCGCGAAACGCGTAGCTAAAGACGCCGGTGCGGCCGTCGTCGAAGACGTCAACAACGAGCaaaccaaaaagaaaaagaaatcgatGTGCGATTCCGAAAACGGGACATCAGAGAAACGAATAGATAGTTAG
- the LOC141906094 gene encoding spartin-like isoform X3, with amino-acid sequence MADERAAVDDMSLIIYRSIQRLSEEAFLYIDQALNCDHQGQSEQAVVLYGKALDTIDKASNVNCNAPENNGAKRTKSLALQEKLRITQTQIRTRVDDLGSNVAVARALADPPPSYEESVSPTESKSSIDRQFQDLGDELMTDGCDSDDNEAVEIFCLIEGVQIYYITPEGYVSAPSYPSSLRIFQFSKDATSTSNRPPAFLQVGDWTYPFLAGTSPSLLTNIGAYVFPDPLAEVEGSAVGVILPESVTAEQRLKFEQMLDFLTCMRTQQQVAEEPRFDDEQYEVVGRRRTSETISRGIITAAEWISWGIKKGAEKSGELMQKGSEKLKERLEPEGTARSVDPRVKQGLEVARKASGVAVKVSSCVVNKLGQATMAVGRHVAPHLRRGGEKILPRSWTSTDSPDGQSKMDAVFEVAGSGLLGFATIYSSLEHAAKALARNIRDETVVIVDHKYGKEAAGVTHTSLSTAGNALMTAHNVSALGAKAIAKRVAKDAGAAVVEDVNNEQTKKKKKSMCDSENGTSEKRIDS; translated from the exons ATGGCTGATGAACGTGCAGCGGTGGACGACATGTCGTTGATAATCTATCGTTCGATTCAACGTCTTTCGGAGGAGGCATTCCTCTACATCGACCAGGCGTTAAATTGCGACCACCAGGGCCAAAGCGAACAAGCCGTCGTACTCTACGGCAAAGCGCTCGACACGATCGACAAAGCCTCGAACGTCAACTGCAACGCTCCCGAGAACAACGGCGCGAAGCGAACGAAATCGCTCGCGTTACAAGAAAAACTACGCATCACGCAAACTCAAATACGAACGCGAGTCGACGATTTGGGGAGTAACGTCGCGGTCGCCCGCGCGCTAGCCGACCCTCCGCCGAGTTATGAAGAATCGGTTTCGCCGACGGAATCGAAATCGAGTATCGATCGACAATTTCAGGACCTCGGCGACGAACTGATGACCGATGGATGCGATTCCGACGATAACGAAGCCGTAGAAATATTCTGCTTGATCGAAGGGGTGCAGATTTACTACATCACGCCCGAAGGCTATGTAAGCGCTCCGTCGTATCCGTCGTCTTTGCGAATCTTCCAATTTTCGAAGGATGCAACGTCGACTAGCAATCGGCCGCCTGCTTTTCTACAAGTCGGCGACTGGACGTATCCATTTTTAGCGGGCACTTCGCCATCATTGCTAACAAATATCGGTGCTTATGTGTTTCCGGATCCATTGGCAGAAGTTGAAG GATCGGCAGTCGGGGTCATACTGCCCGAATCGGTGACAGCCGAACAGCGATTGAAATTCGAGCAGATGCTGGACTTTCTAACGTGTATGCGCACACAGCAACAAGTAGCGGAAGAACCGAGGTTCGATGATGAACAATACGAAGTGGTCGGTCGCAGACGCACTAGTGAAACTATATCTAGAGGTATTATAACTG CGGCGGAGTGGATTTCCTGGGGAATCAAAAAAGGAGCAGAAAAAAGTGGCGAACTGATGCAGAAAGGATCCGAGAAGTTAAAGGAGCGACTCGAACCAGAAGGAACTGCTCGATCCGTTGACCCCCGCGTCAAACAGGGTTTGGAGGTCGCTAGAAAAGCAAGCGGAGTAGCGGTTAAAGTCAGCTCTTGTGTCG TCAATAAACTGGGTCAAGCTACGATGGCAGTTGGACGTCACGTAGCTCCTCATCTACGAAGAGGAGGCGAAAAAATTCTACCAAGATCTTGGACGAGCACCGACTCCCCGGATGGTCAGAGTAAAATGGACGCTGTATTTGAAGTTGCGGGAAGTGGACTGCTAG GTTTCGCTACCATCTATTCATCGCTGGAACATGCTGCGAAAGCACTAGCTCGGAACATAAGAGATGAAACTGTTGTTATAGTGGATCACAA atATGGCAAAGAAGCAGCGGGTGTAACGCATACCTCACTATCAACTGCTGGGAATGCATTAATGACGGCTCATAACGTCAGCGCCCTCGGAGCGAAGGCTATCGCGAAACGCGTAGCTAAAGACGCCGGTGCGGCCGTCGTCGAAGACGTCAACAACGAGCaaaccaaaaagaaaaagaaatcgatGTGCGATTCCGAAAACGGGACATCAGAGAAACGAATAGATAGTTAG